A window of Cryptomeria japonica chromosome 3, Sugi_1.0, whole genome shotgun sequence contains these coding sequences:
- the LOC131069551 gene encoding uncharacterized protein LOC131069551 produces MKQNPLLVLAPTGVAAFNIQATTIHAGLHIPITEMHPLTRQPLMTLQEQLKHIKYILIDEMSFLGPKLLLKIDSCLRQAFPDSQHESFGGVSIILVGDLAQLPPVMDKPIYASHSTALSLWLSFTTVVTLDTIFRQQGASIRQQQFRTVLHNIRNAQALQHDWQFLMCQTNATLTIQQKKDFNSSIHLFATNESARLHNRKMLKELNLPVALSLAKVGKQTNTEYDNNEQLPLEVLLSINQQVMLIASLWIEVGLVNGAIGLIKKIVYENNTKPPDLPKYVVVQFKDYNGPPWDIAHPKDIPILPITRGRRT; encoded by the coding sequence ATGAAGCAAAACCCATTGCTTGTTTTGGCACCAACAGGTGTTGCTGCTTTTAATATACAAGCGACAACAATCCATGCAGGGTTACACATTCCTATAACAGAAATGCATCCTTTGACAAGGCAGCCATTAATGACATTACAAGAACAGTTGAAACATATTAAATATATCCtgatagatgaaatgagctttttAGGCCCAAAATTACTACTAAAAATAGATAGTTGTTTGCGCCAAGCATTCCCTGACAGTCAACATGAAAGCTTTGGTGGGGTGTCCATAATTCTTGTAGGTGATCTTGCTCAGCTCCCCCCTGTAATGGATAAACCTATATATGCATCTCACTCTACAGCCCTCAGTTTATGGCTCTCTTTTACTACTGTCGTAACATTGGACACTATTTTTCGGCAACAAGGTGCATCTATAAGACAGCAGCAATTCAGAACAGTCCTTCACAACATAAGAAATGCTCAAGCACTGCAACATGATTGGCAGTTTCTGATGTGCCAGACAAATGCAACATTAACTATTCAACAAAAGAAGGATTTCAACTCATCAATccatttatttgcaacaaatgaatCTGCACGGTTGCATAACAGGAAAATGCTCAAAGAATTAAATTTGCCTGTCGCTCTAAGTTTAGCTAAAGTTGGCAAGCAAACAAATACTGAATATGACAACAATGAACAACTTCCATTAGAAGTATTGCTTTCTATAAATCAGCAAGTGATGTTAATAGCTAGCTTATGGATTGAAGTTGGCCTTGTCAATGGAGCTATTGGTCTCATCAAAAAAATTGTATATGAAAACAATACAAAGCCACCAGACTTGCCAAAATATGTGGTCGTGCAATTCAAGGATTATAATGGACCTCCATGGGATATAGCACATCCAAAAGACATACCCATTTTGCCAATAACACGAGGCAGGCGTACGTAA
- the LOC131069550 gene encoding replication protein A 70 kDa DNA-binding subunit A-like has protein sequence MHYHRVEAGTYYTISKGCIKEANTKWNKLNSHLEITLDSNSVLKRCDAVVDSQGNNSRFTPINEITYCTNNILVDVIGIVVAVGEPSLIRRKDGSEVTKRIVKINDISTFTVDVNLWGATWQGVGEDLKNMHATQTTVVLAVKNARVGYFNGKVINTTIATTIAINPYIPETETLISRGKIPDDLLTLSCVAGQLNSQYSRMTITAVLERTSLLSETVETTIRAAVRIIKTDSFCYPACPLKINGKECKNKCVQQNDNVSFCSRCQTHVPECNYKYLLQMKLQDHTGTLWATAFDEVGTNLLQISTKDLYMLQYDLTTKRTPQTIIKGVLLSSFVFTLSITTDMYNSKPRLKATVTKVTNINFQAECTLLLAEIARMSTATVFSTN, from the coding sequence ATGCATTATCATAGGGTTGAAGCAGGAACATATTATACTATATCAAAAGGTTGCATTAAAGAAGCTAACACAAAATGGAACAAGCTTAACAGTCATCTTGAGATAACTTTGGACAGCAATTCGGTATTGAAGCGTTGTGATGCTGTTGTTGATAGCCAAGGAAATAATTCACGTTTCACACCGATTAATGAAATTACATACTGCACCAACAACATTTTAGTTGATGTTATTGGTATTGTAGTTGCTGTTGGAGAACCCTCATTAATTCGCAGAAAAGATGGCAGCGAAGTAACAAAGAGAATTGTCAAAATAAATGATATCTCAACTTTTACTGTCGATGTTAACTTATGGGGAGCAACATGGCAAGGGGTGggtgaagatttgaagaacatgcATGCAACCCAAACAACTGTTGTCCTTGCAGTCAAAAATGCCCGGGTTGGTTATTTCAATGGAAAGGTTATTAACACAACCATTGCAACAACTATAGCTATAAACCCTTATATCCCTGAAACAGAGACACTTATATCAAGAGGAAAGATTCCAGATGACCTTTTAACACTGTCTTGTGTTGCTGGACAACTTAACTCACAATACAGCAGGATGACAATCACAGCTGTTTTAGAACGTACAAGTCTTCTCTCTGAAACAGTTGAAACTACTATCAGGGCTGCTGTGAGAATCATTAAAACTGATTCTTTTTGCTATCCAGCCTGCCCTTTGAAAATTAATGGCAAAGAGTGTAAAAATAAATGTGTCCAGCAAAATGATAATGTATCGTTTTGTTCAAGATGCCAAACTCATGTGCCAGAATGCAATTACAAATACTTATTGCAGATGAAGCTCCAAGATCATACAGGCACTCTTTGGGCTACTGCCTTTGATGAGGTTGGCACAAATTTGCTGCAAATATCTACCAAGGACCTTTACATGCTGCAGTACGATTTAACTACAAAGAGAACACCTCAGACTATTATCAAGGGTGTCCTTTTATCTAGCTTTGTTTTCACACTTTCTATTACAACAGACATGTACAATTCAAAGCCCAGGCTCAAAGCAACAGTTACCAAAGTCACGAATATCAATTTCCAAGCTGAATGTACTCTTCTTCTTGCAGAGATTGCTCGGATGAGCACAGCTACAGTGTTCTCGACTAATTAG